A genomic window from Arthrobacter sp. FW305-BF8 includes:
- a CDS encoding acyl-CoA thioesterase encodes MDHTEAEGNAGFPQASVERTVEWVDTDASGHQHNSAILRWVEAAEAELFRKLDLPDYFPSAPRVQQVINYKAKLWFGQRVTATVKINKLGRTSLTMGFEVRSEPSGAPTGGTPETGTVAAFGTFTTAHVPAGASTAQPWPEHFVRAVRR; translated from the coding sequence ATGGATCACACTGAGGCAGAGGGAAACGCGGGTTTTCCGCAGGCGAGCGTTGAGCGGACCGTGGAGTGGGTCGACACGGATGCATCGGGCCACCAGCACAACTCTGCGATCCTCCGGTGGGTTGAGGCGGCAGAGGCGGAGCTATTCCGCAAGCTGGATCTGCCGGACTATTTCCCCAGCGCCCCCCGTGTCCAGCAAGTGATCAACTACAAGGCGAAGTTGTGGTTCGGCCAACGTGTGACGGCAACAGTGAAAATCAACAAGCTTGGCCGGACCTCGCTTACCATGGGCTTCGAAGTCCGGTCCGAACCATCTGGCGCTCCCACCGGCGGAACTCCGGAGACCGGTACCGTTGCCGCGTTCGGTACATTCACCACGGCGCATGTCCCGGCGGGGGCCTCGACCGCGCAGCCCTGGCCTGAGCACTTCGTCAGGGCTGTGCGGAGATGA
- a CDS encoding MFS transporter: protein MANAPVTDWKVPSRTTGLVLFCCWLAILAEGYDVGVLGAVLPALAEYKEWNLSPLALGGLGSYALIGMLIGALFIGTLSDLVGRKKMLLASMAIFTLTQIGAAWAPTPELFGLFRLIGGLGMGGVIPVAAALTIEYSAPNKRSFNYGLMYSGYSLGIVAAALAALFVLPLGGWRAVIAIGAAPIVLLPIIWKLLPESLEYLETKGRRSEAKALAFKLKIANYTPMAAPAPAASSTEAEPWWKTITTMFSAKYLRSTVFFWISLFCGLVLVYGLNTWLPSIMKKAGYDLGSSLTFLLVFSLASAIGGLILGRAADKYGKKLILVVFYILGGLGIMLLVFPNTMVVNLLFVAFAGVGSISTSLVLTGYIADYYPAKIRGTATGWALSFARLGAISGPLIGGWIAGSKLPFEANFAIFAGIAVLAAAAVAMIPKPLAEAAGTPSSEPEEENAGIGTH from the coding sequence ATGGCAAACGCACCCGTCACCGATTGGAAAGTCCCCAGCCGGACCACCGGTTTGGTTCTCTTCTGCTGCTGGCTGGCCATCCTGGCCGAAGGTTACGACGTCGGCGTCCTCGGCGCCGTCCTGCCGGCCCTGGCCGAGTACAAGGAATGGAACCTCAGCCCGCTCGCGCTTGGTGGACTGGGATCCTACGCCCTGATCGGCATGCTGATCGGTGCCCTGTTCATCGGCACCCTGAGCGACCTTGTGGGCCGCAAGAAGATGCTGCTGGCATCCATGGCGATCTTCACCCTGACCCAAATTGGCGCCGCATGGGCGCCCACCCCCGAACTGTTCGGACTCTTCCGCCTGATCGGCGGGCTGGGCATGGGCGGCGTCATCCCTGTCGCTGCCGCCCTGACCATTGAGTACTCGGCCCCGAACAAGCGCTCCTTCAACTATGGCCTCATGTACTCCGGCTACTCCCTGGGCATCGTCGCTGCCGCCCTGGCCGCGCTTTTCGTACTGCCGCTCGGCGGATGGCGGGCAGTGATCGCGATCGGCGCAGCACCGATCGTGCTGCTCCCCATCATCTGGAAGCTTCTACCCGAATCGCTGGAGTACCTCGAGACCAAGGGCCGGAGGTCCGAAGCAAAAGCTCTTGCCTTCAAACTCAAAATTGCCAACTACACCCCGATGGCAGCACCGGCACCGGCTGCCTCCAGCACAGAGGCCGAGCCGTGGTGGAAGACGATCACCACCATGTTCTCCGCGAAATACCTCAGGTCCACCGTCTTCTTCTGGATCTCGCTGTTCTGTGGCCTGGTCCTCGTGTACGGACTCAACACCTGGCTGCCGAGCATCATGAAGAAAGCCGGATACGACCTCGGCTCGTCCCTCACGTTCCTCTTGGTCTTCAGCCTTGCTTCAGCCATCGGCGGCCTCATCCTGGGCCGCGCCGCAGACAAGTACGGCAAGAAGCTCATCCTTGTGGTGTTCTACATCCTCGGCGGCCTGGGCATCATGCTGCTGGTCTTCCCGAACACCATGGTGGTCAACCTGCTGTTCGTCGCCTTCGCAGGTGTGGGTTCCATATCCACGTCACTGGTCCTCACGGGCTACATCGCCGACTACTATCCGGCCAAAATCCGCGGCACAGCCACAGGATGGGCATTGAGCTTCGCCCGCCTCGGCGCCATCTCCGGGCCATTGATCGGCGGATGGATTGCAGGCTCTAAACTGCCCTTTGAGGCCAACTTTGCGATTTTCGCCGGCATTGCAGTGCTGGCAGCCGCGGCGGTGGCCATGATCCCCAAACCGCTGGCGGAAGCGGCTGGTACTCCGTCGAGCGAGCCGGAGGAAGAGAACGCCGGCATCGGAACACACTAG
- a CDS encoding bifunctional salicylyl-CoA 5-hydroxylase/oxidoreductase → MKIAIVGGGPGGLYFAALMKQLDPSHEITLWERNAASDTFGFGVVFSDETLGGIGNADPVVADYMSRRFARWADIDIHFGGQMISVGGQGFAAMSRKELLELLQRRCAELNVDLRFQTMAPAIEELEANYDLVLAADGVNSQIRAKYAESFGPDLDPRTNKYMWLGTDQVFEAFKFFVKETEWGVMQIHGYPYSDEGSTFIVEMHEDVWRAAGFDETANDVFPPGVSDEKAIAKIQSIFAEELDGYEVLSNNSKWLNFNTVRNQSWRKDNVVLVGDAAHTAHFSIGSGTKLAMEDSLALAACLHEHPDVESALAAYEAERRPVVASTQRAAQASLEWFERIGQYKDQNPTQFAFNLLTRSRRITQENLRLRDPEFADAVDRNFAESQGLTQVAPAMFQPFRIGGLELKNRIVVSPMDMYSAVDGIPGDFHKVHLGSKALGGAGLVMTEMVCVSAAGRITPGCTGLYTDSQRDSWKEIVDFVHSQSSAKIGAQIGHSGRKGSTKLMWEGIDEPLETGNWQAVGPSAIAYGPHNQMPAELDRAGMDAIKEEFVAATLRAEQAGFDLLEVHAAHGYLLSSFLSPISNKRTDEYGGSLENRLRFPLEVFDAVRAAWPAGKPVTVRISATDWIEGGNTSDDSVEIARAFVAHGAAGLDVSTGQVAKEEKPAFGRSYQTPFADRIRQEVAAPAGVAVIAVGAISSYDDVNSILLAGRADLIALGRTHLYDPQWTLHAAAEQEYNGPGAEWIPQFLAGRRKPPSSRTDAVRPRLSLLKEPDAEVTNPHLRWTPASSSASVLVK, encoded by the coding sequence ATGAAAATCGCAATCGTTGGAGGCGGCCCGGGCGGCCTCTACTTCGCAGCATTGATGAAGCAACTGGACCCGTCCCACGAAATCACCCTCTGGGAACGAAACGCTGCCAGCGACACCTTTGGTTTCGGCGTCGTCTTTTCCGACGAAACCCTGGGCGGAATCGGCAACGCGGACCCCGTGGTCGCCGACTACATGAGCCGCCGCTTCGCCCGCTGGGCCGACATCGATATCCACTTCGGCGGACAGATGATCAGCGTGGGTGGCCAGGGTTTCGCCGCCATGAGCCGCAAGGAACTCCTGGAGCTGCTCCAGCGACGCTGCGCCGAGCTCAACGTTGACCTGCGCTTCCAGACCATGGCGCCCGCCATTGAGGAACTCGAAGCCAACTATGATCTGGTGCTGGCCGCCGACGGCGTCAACTCGCAGATCAGGGCAAAGTACGCAGAGTCTTTCGGGCCAGACCTCGATCCACGCACCAACAAGTACATGTGGCTCGGCACGGACCAGGTGTTCGAGGCCTTCAAGTTCTTCGTGAAGGAAACCGAGTGGGGCGTCATGCAGATCCACGGTTACCCCTACTCGGACGAGGGCTCAACCTTCATCGTGGAAATGCACGAGGACGTCTGGCGCGCCGCCGGTTTCGACGAGACTGCCAACGACGTTTTCCCGCCGGGTGTTTCCGACGAGAAGGCAATCGCCAAGATTCAGTCGATCTTTGCTGAGGAACTGGACGGCTACGAAGTCCTGTCCAACAACTCCAAGTGGCTGAACTTCAACACCGTCCGCAACCAAAGCTGGCGCAAGGACAACGTCGTCCTGGTGGGGGACGCTGCCCACACCGCCCACTTCTCCATCGGCTCAGGCACGAAGCTGGCCATGGAAGACTCACTGGCCCTGGCCGCCTGCCTGCACGAACATCCCGACGTGGAATCCGCGCTGGCCGCCTACGAAGCCGAGCGCCGGCCCGTAGTGGCCTCCACCCAGCGTGCTGCACAGGCGTCCCTTGAATGGTTCGAACGCATCGGCCAGTACAAGGATCAGAACCCGACGCAGTTCGCGTTCAACCTGCTGACGCGCAGCCGCCGCATCACGCAGGAAAACCTGCGCCTTCGCGACCCGGAGTTCGCCGACGCCGTGGACCGGAACTTCGCCGAATCGCAGGGACTGACGCAGGTTGCACCGGCCATGTTCCAGCCCTTCCGCATCGGCGGACTGGAACTGAAGAACCGTATCGTGGTGTCCCCGATGGACATGTACTCGGCGGTGGATGGAATTCCGGGAGACTTCCACAAGGTCCACCTCGGTTCCAAGGCCCTGGGTGGCGCAGGCCTGGTCATGACCGAAATGGTCTGTGTCTCGGCGGCCGGACGCATCACGCCAGGCTGCACCGGCCTGTACACGGACAGCCAGCGGGACAGCTGGAAGGAGATCGTGGACTTCGTCCACAGCCAGTCCAGCGCCAAGATCGGCGCCCAGATCGGCCACTCCGGCCGCAAGGGCTCCACCAAGCTCATGTGGGAGGGCATCGACGAACCATTGGAAACCGGCAACTGGCAGGCGGTGGGCCCCTCGGCCATCGCCTACGGTCCCCACAACCAGATGCCGGCCGAGCTGGACCGCGCCGGCATGGACGCCATCAAGGAAGAGTTCGTCGCCGCGACGCTCCGGGCCGAGCAGGCGGGTTTCGACCTCCTCGAGGTCCACGCCGCCCACGGCTACCTGCTGTCCTCCTTCCTCTCACCCATTTCCAACAAGCGGACCGACGAATACGGCGGCAGCCTGGAGAACCGGCTGCGGTTCCCGCTGGAAGTGTTCGACGCCGTCCGCGCGGCCTGGCCCGCCGGCAAGCCGGTGACGGTGCGCATCTCGGCAACGGACTGGATCGAGGGCGGCAACACCTCCGACGATTCCGTCGAAATCGCCCGCGCCTTCGTAGCCCACGGCGCAGCCGGCCTCGACGTCTCCACCGGGCAGGTCGCCAAGGAGGAAAAGCCCGCCTTCGGCCGCAGCTACCAGACGCCATTCGCTGACCGCATCCGCCAGGAAGTGGCCGCCCCCGCAGGGGTGGCGGTGATCGCCGTCGGCGCCATCTCGAGCTACGACGACGTCAACTCGATCCTCCTCGCCGGCCGGGCAGACCTCATCGCACTTGGCCGGACGCACCTGTACGACCCCCAGTGGACCCTCCACGCCGCAGCCGAGCAAGAATACAACGGGCCGGGCGCTGAGTGGATCCCGCAGTTCCTGGCCGGCCGCCGCAAGCCGCCGAGCTCCCGCACCGACGCAGTACGTCCCCGCCTGTCCCTACTGAAGGAACCAGATGCTGAAGTCACCAACCCGCACCTTCGCTGGACGCCCGCTTCCTCTTCGGCATCGGTCCTGGTGAAGTAG